The DNA segment AAGACTTAAATCGCGCAGATGTTGAGGATGTGAAGCACTTCTTCCAGCGCTGGTATGGACCAAATAACGCGACCTTAACCATAGGTGGTGACTTTGACGAGATGCAAACCCTTGCCTGGGTGAATAAGTATTTTGGTGAAATTCCAGCTGGCCCAGCTGTCGATGCACCAGTAAAAGAGTTGGTGACTCTTGATGAAACTCGTTACCTATCGATGGAGGACAGGGTTCACTTACCACTACTGCGTATTGGAATGCCAACCGTTTATGCACGCCATGAAGATGAAGCGGCGTTGGATCTGCTATCTAATATTTTAGGTGGTGGTAAAACATCACTGTTTTATAAAAACCTAGTCAAAGATGGCCTTGCGGTACAGGCTGGAGTGAGCCACCCTTGCCAAGAGTTGGCCTGTCAGTTCTCTATGTATGCATTAGCAAACCCAGCTCGTGGCGGCAATTTAGCTGAACTTGAGCAAGCGATGCGAGACTCAATTACTGAGTTTGAAAAGCGCGGCGTAACTGATGATGATCTTGAAAAAGTTAAAGTAAACTTTGAAGCGGGCACGATATTTGGGCTGCAAAGCGTACAAGGTAAGGTCGCTAGTCTTGCCTTTAATGAAACTTTCTCTGACAACCCAGACATGATTGGCTTTGATTTAGCGCGTTATGCAAACGTCACCAAAGAAGATGTGATGCGGGTATTTAACAAATACATCAAAGACAAGCCCATGGTGGTAATGAGTGTTGTGCCTCAAGGGCAGACTCAGCTGATAGCTAAAGCGGATAACTTTGTACCACCTGCTGAAAAGGTTGCCAGTGTTGCAGTTGAAAGCTTAGATATTAAGCCACAGATCAGCTCTGCATTCGATAGAAGCATTATTCCAGCGGCAGGAGCTACGCCAGTGTTGACTATGCCTGAGCTCTGGAAAGGTCAGCTTGCCAATAATATCGAGGTTATCGGTACTCAGACGACAGAAACACCAACGGTTGAAATCGTGATCTACCTCAATGGTGGCCATCGTCTACTCGATGTAAACCAAGCTGGGCTGGCTGGTATGACGGCTGCCATGATGAACGAGTCGAGTCAAAAGCGTAGCTCTGAAGAGTTAACGCAAGCGTTAGAGATGCTAGGTAGCAATGTGAGCTTCAGTGCTAGTGGTTATCAAAGCCAAGTTAAGATCTCATCATTAACGGCTAACCTCGATAAGACCATGGCGATTGTACAAGAAAAGCTATTTGAGCCAGGCTTTACCGCTGCTGACTTTGAGCGAGTGAAGCAGCAAAAATTACAGCATTTACAGCGTGAACTCACCGAGCCTAACTATTTGGCATCAACGGCCTTTAGCAGCTTGTTATATGGTGAAAATAGCCCATTTGGTGTTAGCTCTGGTGGATCGCTTGAAACTGTTTCTGCAATGACTTTGGATGACGTTAAGGCCTTCTATAAAAAGCAATATACTGCCGGGAATGCGCAAATTGTGGCGGTAGGTAGTTTGAATGAAGCACAGATGCTAACAAAGCTTGCTACGCTTTCAAGTTGGAAAGGTGCTGCAACACCGTTACCTAAACTTGCTGAGCTGCCTAAGTTTGAAGGTGGAAAAATCTATATCGTAGATAAGCCTGAAGCGGCGCAATCTGTGATTAAGATAGGTAAGCGCGGACTTAAATTTGATGCAACGGGTGAGTTCTATAAGTCATATTTGATGAACTATCCACTAGGCGGTGCATTTAATAGCCGAATTAACCTCAATCTTCGTGAAGATAAAGGTTATACCTATGGCGCAAGAAGCTATTTCTCTGGTGGTCCAGAGTTGGGCTTTTACCAAGCAACGGCTAGCGTGCGTAGCGATGTGACGACCAAGGCATTGATCGAGTTTATTAAAGAGATTAATGCTTTTCAAGAGGCTGGGATGACGGAAAAAGAGCTAGACTTTATGAAGAGCTCTATTTCACAGTCAAAAGCACTCGATTATGAGACACCTTATCAAAAAGCAGGCTTGATGCGTAATATTCAACGCTATAATTTGGACGATAACTATAGTACGCAACAAACGGCGATAACGAACAGTATTGGCCTAAATGAGCTGAATCAGTTGGCTAAAGAACAGTTGAATTTGGACGATATGGTTATTTTAGTGGTAGGTGATAGGGCTAAAATTGAGCCTGAATTATCAACACTTGGTTACCCAATTGAAATTTTACAGTTGTAAAAGACTGAGTTAGTCCATATATCCATGAGATGATGCCAAATCTATGGCATCATCTCATCGTTTATTATGGTGGCAGTTGTAAAAAACGCTAATTTGGTACGACTTGAAATTTAAGTTGGCTATAGCGGGTCTGACTGACATGCTATATGGGTTAAAGTCACGTACTAGAGAGTAATATATTGAAACCTTTCAATGAATTAGTAGGCAAGCTGTCGGATGCGGCAAGTCGTCAAGCGCTAAAATCAATGCACCGAGGTATTGAGCGTGAAGCGTTAAGAATTGAAAAGTCGGGTCACTTGGCGTTGGATAAGCATCCAAAAGCGCTAGGGTCGGCATTAATGCATTCGCGGATCACCACTGATTATAGCGAGTCTCTACTTGAGTTTATTACTCCTGTTTTTGAAGATATCGATGAATTAGTCGAAGATCTGACCTTAACTCATGCCTATAGTGTGCGTCATTTAAACGGTCAACGCCTGTGGCCTGTTAGTATGCCGTGTTACCTTGGGGACGCAGGCGATATTCCTATTGCTGATTATGGCAGCTCTAACACCGGACAAATGAAGCGTTTATATCGAAAAGGGCTGACTTATCGATATGGTGCACAGATGCAAATTATTTCAGGAGTGCATTTTAATTTCTCTGTTTCAGACCAACTCTGGAACAGATTGTACGAATTATCGGACACGTCTTTAAGTTTAGAGGAGTTTATCTCTGAGTCTTATTTCGGTCTTATTCGTAACTATCGCCGTCTAGTCTGGGTGCTACCTTACCTGTTTGGTGCATCACCAGCGCTGTGCAGCACATTTATCCAAGATCCAAAGACCAATGAGTTTCCTTTTGAAGTCATTGGTAACGGCACCTTGTATCTGCCTTATGCGACCTCATTGCGTATGAGCGACTTAGGCTATACCAACCAAGAGCAAGACAACTTAAATATTAGTTACAATAGCTTAGCTTGTTACTTGGAAGGAATGAAATCAGCGATTAATATGCCTTCGGCTAAGTTCGCAAAAATTGGTGTCAAAGTTGATGGTGAGTATCGTCAGCTCAATGCCAATATTTTACAGATAGAAAATGAATTCTATTCCCCAATTCGTGCGAAACGTGTAGCAAAAGGTAACGAAAAGCCCTCAGAATCGCTTGCTCGTGCGGGGGTTGAGTATATTGAGGTTAGAGCATTAGATGTTAACCCTTATAGTGCTGTAGGTATTGAAAAGTCACAAATTCGTTTCCTTGACTTGTTCTTATTGAATTGCTTATTGCAGCCATCACCAGCATCAGATGCAAGTGAAGAGGCTGAGATTGCCGCTAACTTGCAAGCCGTGGTGTTAGAGGGACGCAAACCTGGGCTTAAATTAACTCGTGCAGGTGAAGAGGTGAGTCTAAGTGGCTGGCTTGAGTCACTATTTGGTAATCTAAACGATATCGCTAAATTACTTGATGATGAAGGGCAAGACGATTACCAAGTCGCACTTGCTAAGTGGCAGAAGGCCGTCAACGATCCTGATGCAACTCTGTCGGGCCAAATTATTAAAGGCCTTAAAGACAACCAAATTGATCATGGTGATTGGGTATTACAGCTTGCAGAGCAGTACCATCAAGAGCTAAAAGGCTATCCTTTATCAGAGGCTGTGACAATGCGCTATGAGCAGGACGCACAAGCATCACTTGAGAAACAAGCTAGGTTAGAAGCTGAGCCTAGCGTGAGCTTTGATGATTTTTTAGCTGACTATTTTAAGGCATAACGTTGGGGACTCTGGGGTTGAAAAGCGTAGTGAGTGTTGCCGCATTGGCGTTGCTAATATCGGGCTGTGCGACACAACCCGATACCGCTAATCAGTGCGGGACAGTTGCTACGTATATGGAACCCGATCACGGCGCTGATATTTATCGCGTCGTGGTGACTCACCTTGATGGAAAGCCGGTTATCTCTAAACCTTATTACCGCTTAAGCGTGGGTAAACATACCTTCACCCTTGCTGAGTTAATCGATGCTCCGAGCTTGAAGGTTAAGCTTGCTGCCCGTACACCTAAAGAGCTTACGGTGAATGTGGCACATAATGAGCGCTATCATATTGGCGCCAAGTTTAATGTCGACAAAGTTTATCGCGGTAATGATAATAGCTTTTGGCAGCCAGAAGTTTGGCAACAAGAAGCTCATGATTGTGAATTTGAATCGGAGCGTTAGCCGTTATAGTCTCAGCTTTATCCCACTTGATTTGTAACACAATTCTCTAAAAGCTTAATTGCATCTTTACGCTATCAATGTGACACTAACGCTTTGCTATCACTGTCTATTGGTATTCTTTTTTATGAATTGGCCTGCATTATTTGCGACTGTTATTCTTGCAACCCTTTTGACAGGGTGCGCCACCCCTCCACCAAAAGATCCTGAGAATCTTTGTTCTATTTATACTGAGAATCGCTCTTGGTATAGCGCCGCTAAAGACACCCGCGAAAAGTGGGGAGTGCCAGTTCATATCCCTTTGGCCATGATGTATCAAGAGAGCTCTTTTAAGCATAATGCTGCACCACCAATGGAATACTTTTTGGGATTTATTCCAATCGGTCGTGCAAGTGATGCTTACGGTTACGCGCAGGCGAAAACCATGACCTGGGATGACTATGTTAAAGAGACTGGTAACTCATGGTCGAGTCGCAGTAATTTTGATGATGCGATGGATTTTATGGGTTGGTTTATTTACAAAACACACAAAATCAATGGTGTGTCTAAGTGGGATGCTCGCAACCAATACTTGAATTATCACGAAGGTTGGGGCGGTTATAAACGCAAAACCTATAACCAAAAAGCCTGGTTGATCAAGGTTGCTGGTAAGGTTGATGCACGCTCTAAGCGTTACGCGGCGCAATACCGGCAATGTCAGGAAGATCTAGACTCCTCTTGGCTATGGCGACTCTTCTTTGGATAGTGACTGACTAATCTGACTAAGCCTCTACATCTGTAGAGGCTTTTTTCTCAAATTTTCGTCAAGCTTCTGGTTGTCGCAGTGCTCGCATCTATGACTATAGAGCTAGTCTTGTCGATTTAACCGCTTATTTTGATACATATAATCGTCAGCAGCTTTAAAGCATTTGTTCCAATCTCCACAGTATTTGGCGATGCCGACGCTAAACTCCACTTTAACATCTGCATTCTGATCCTCTGAGGCGATTTCGCAGGCATACTGCTCTGCCAGAGTTCGCCGGATCTGCTTAAGGTCGTCCTCAATCTGGCCGAGTGGTCCATGACATAGGGCAATAAACTCATCGCCACCATACCGTGCAACCAAGTGTTTCAGGTGCCATTGCTGCTTAAGAGCAGCGGCTAAACCTTGTAATGCCTTATCACCCGCTTGATGACCCATGGTGTCATTAATGGCTTTCAAGTTATCTAAATCTAAGATGACTAGGTAGCTGCCTAAATCCGAATTTATTTGCCACTCTTGCTCGCCAGCCTCGAAACGTTGACGGTTATACAGCTGAGTTAAGCTATCGAAGTTCGCCAAGTGACTAATTTGACGGGACTTTTGATAAAGGGCAATCGCATTAGCGGCCTCATGGGTTAAAACTGCTGCCAAGTTTCTATCGTAATGGCTAAAGGCTTTGAGCTTGGCGCTATCTAAATTAAGCATGCCATAAAGTTTACCGTCGATATGGATAGGGCTCGACAGGGTCGATTTTATTGGTGCTTCGGGTGTCATGAGTAATGCTTGTTGGTCAGTCGGTTCAAGTGTGCTGTGGGCGTTAATATTCGCCATGTTATTAATTACGACCACCCGATCACAGCGACCTTTTGTAAATCGATATTGGAATGATTCTTTAAGCTTGAGGTTAATCTTTTTTAGCTTTTCTATATCGATACCTATGGCCGATTCGAAATAGAGTTCTTCGGTATCATTATTCACTTTGATAATTGAACCCATCTCGGCCGCATCAATGCTATTGAGCGCTTTAGCTAATAAGGCATTTAAAAACTCACCTTCATCTGGGTATTGGTTAGCAATATGAACCAGTTCGAAGGTCGTATTATTGAGGTGAATAACTTGTTGTAGATGCTTCCACAGACGATTTAACCGGCGCTGATGAAAGTTATAGCTCAGGCCGTAGCCGATAAGGTAGATAACTGCGATGAATGCAAGAGAAAAAGTAGCATTAATATTAAGTAGGCCTTCCCAGCAGACAAGCAGTAATAGCATAGGGACGCTTACAAGCGCTAGGTGCGTTTTTAGCCCCATTGAGTCTATTTTTTTTCTCTTTAAGCTATCTTTAATGAGCATTATTTATTAAAAACCACGGACAAAGTTAATCATTATATCAATAGTTAAATTAGTTTTAATGGAGCTCTGTGAGTGGATTTTGATTGTGGGATCTAGGTAACATTTATTGTTAGGAGCCGGCTTATGGCTCAGTACTTGCTCTTTCACAGAAAAAGCCACCTTGGCTATTTGTTTTGCCAGAACTTATTTTACTTGTTTGTTATACATATGTATTAATAAGTTATTTGCAGTTGAGTTAAAGCTTAGGGATAATTACGCCGCAGGCTTGGGGGAAGTCTGTTTACTAAGCGTGCTAATTTTCATTATAATGCGCGCAATTATAATAATGTACCGCCCTACTCAAGGACTTAAAATGAGCAAACCATTTGTTGCAGTATTAATGGGATCTGATTCAGATCTGCCCACAATGCAAGCCACCCTCGATGTGCTTAGAACTTTCGAAATCAACTTTGAAGCAAAGGTCACTTCAGCGCACCGTACGCCAGCCGCGACCCATGCTTATGTAACCGATGCTGAAGCGCGGGGTTGTAAAGTCTTTATTTGTGCTGCAGGTCTTGCTGCGCACCTAGCTGGCGCTGTTGCTGGTATTACTACTCGCCCTGTTATTGGTGTGCCAATTGATTGTGGTCCACTAAAAGGCCACGATGCGCTTTTATCAACAGTAATGATGCCTGGCGGCGTCCCTGTAGCGACCGTTGCTATCGGTAGTGCTGGTGCTAAGAACGCTGGCTATCTAGCGGCACAAATGTTAGCTGTTGGTGATGAAGCACTGGCTGTAGCCGTTAAAGAAGAACGTGCTAAGTCTGCTGAAGCCGTTCAAGCTAAAGATGCAGCGCTACAAGCTAAACTAGCTTAATTAAACAGGCATTTGCCTGTCGACATCAAATGCCGCCTAGAAAATTTTTTAGGTGGCATTTTTGTTTGATCTGTTTGCATTTTACCTCCTTATCTCAACTCCCATTCTTACAATGACTCATCATATAACCGGGCTTTACGTTTCTCTTTTGTTCCCCAAAGAGGCAGATGTAGAGACGGGGATTAAACTAGACAAAACTTAGTGCTCAATGCAGACTTAATAATTAGATAATTTTAGTTTAGGAAAATACCGTGGAGCAACCCTTGCCCTCAGTCGAATCGTCCAATGAGGTCGATGTCGATCAAGCCTTGATGTTGCAATATGCAGCCGGCAGTGCTCGAGCGTTTGAGTTACTTTACCGAAAGCACAAAGGTCCGCTATACCGCTACTTCGTTCGTCAAATCTATGATCAACAGTTGGCAGAAGATCTTTATCAAGAGACTTGGAGCCGAGTGATAAAGGCAGCCAGCAGTTACGAAACCAGCGCCAAATTTACCACTTGGCTGTATCGTATCGCTCATAACCTTATTATCGATCACGTAAGAGCCGTTAAGCCGGTAAATAATTTTAGTGAGGTGTTTGAACCGGAGCAAGACGCGGAGGCTCAACTCAGTAACGATGATTTTAATCCTGAAGAACAGATGTTAGATAAACAAAAGTCGACTCTGCTGAAAGGCTGTGTGGCGAATTTACCACAAGTGCAGAAAGAGGCATTTCTGCTCAATATCGAGATGGGTTTTACCGCAGCGATTATCGCCGATATAGCCGGAGTAACTTTAGAAGCGACAAAGAGTCGAATTCGTTATGCCTATAAGGGACTTAAAGATTGCGTAGACTTGAAATGGCAAGGAGCTGAGCATGACAGATAAAGAGCATGAAGCCGTTAAAGCTGAGATTAAGTCGCTTTATCAAAAAATCGATAAGGAG comes from the Shewanella halifaxensis HAW-EB4 genome and includes:
- a CDS encoding sensor domain-containing diguanylate cyclase, translating into MLIKDSLKRKKIDSMGLKTHLALVSVPMLLLLVCWEGLLNINATFSLAFIAVIYLIGYGLSYNFHQRRLNRLWKHLQQVIHLNNTTFELVHIANQYPDEGEFLNALLAKALNSIDAAEMGSIIKVNNDTEELYFESAIGIDIEKLKKINLKLKESFQYRFTKGRCDRVVVINNMANINAHSTLEPTDQQALLMTPEAPIKSTLSSPIHIDGKLYGMLNLDSAKLKAFSHYDRNLAAVLTHEAANAIALYQKSRQISHLANFDSLTQLYNRQRFEAGEQEWQINSDLGSYLVILDLDNLKAINDTMGHQAGDKALQGLAAALKQQWHLKHLVARYGGDEFIALCHGPLGQIEDDLKQIRRTLAEQYACEIASEDQNADVKVEFSVGIAKYCGDWNKCFKAADDYMYQNKRLNRQD
- the purE gene encoding 5-(carboxyamino)imidazole ribonucleotide mutase, which produces MSKPFVAVLMGSDSDLPTMQATLDVLRTFEINFEAKVTSAHRTPAATHAYVTDAEARGCKVFICAAGLAAHLAGAVAGITTRPVIGVPIDCGPLKGHDALLSTVMMPGGVPVATVAIGSAGAKNAGYLAAQMLAVGDEALAVAVKEERAKSAEAVQAKDAALQAKLA
- the gshA gene encoding glutamate--cysteine ligase; this translates as MKPFNELVGKLSDAASRQALKSMHRGIEREALRIEKSGHLALDKHPKALGSALMHSRITTDYSESLLEFITPVFEDIDELVEDLTLTHAYSVRHLNGQRLWPVSMPCYLGDAGDIPIADYGSSNTGQMKRLYRKGLTYRYGAQMQIISGVHFNFSVSDQLWNRLYELSDTSLSLEEFISESYFGLIRNYRRLVWVLPYLFGASPALCSTFIQDPKTNEFPFEVIGNGTLYLPYATSLRMSDLGYTNQEQDNLNISYNSLACYLEGMKSAINMPSAKFAKIGVKVDGEYRQLNANILQIENEFYSPIRAKRVAKGNEKPSESLARAGVEYIEVRALDVNPYSAVGIEKSQIRFLDLFLLNCLLQPSPASDASEEAEIAANLQAVVLEGRKPGLKLTRAGEEVSLSGWLESLFGNLNDIAKLLDDEGQDDYQVALAKWQKAVNDPDATLSGQIIKGLKDNQIDHGDWVLQLAEQYHQELKGYPLSEAVTMRYEQDAQASLEKQARLEAEPSVSFDDFLADYFKA
- a CDS encoding M16 family metallopeptidase, with the protein product MKKWILAAAVSAALMGCAGQQQSETSLPEGVTLVETVSFSGEQVGIPYRKYQLANGLTVILHEDHSDPLVHVDVTYHVGSGRELEGRSGFAHLFEHMMFQGSQNVGDEQHFKMVTESGGTLNGTTNTDRTNYFETVPNNQLEKMLWLESDRMGFFLPALTEEKFEVQRETVKNERAQRIDNRPYGRMGERFNQAFYPQGHPYSWPVIGWPEDLNRADVEDVKHFFQRWYGPNNATLTIGGDFDEMQTLAWVNKYFGEIPAGPAVDAPVKELVTLDETRYLSMEDRVHLPLLRIGMPTVYARHEDEAALDLLSNILGGGKTSLFYKNLVKDGLAVQAGVSHPCQELACQFSMYALANPARGGNLAELEQAMRDSITEFEKRGVTDDDLEKVKVNFEAGTIFGLQSVQGKVASLAFNETFSDNPDMIGFDLARYANVTKEDVMRVFNKYIKDKPMVVMSVVPQGQTQLIAKADNFVPPAEKVASVAVESLDIKPQISSAFDRSIIPAAGATPVLTMPELWKGQLANNIEVIGTQTTETPTVEIVIYLNGGHRLLDVNQAGLAGMTAAMMNESSQKRSSEELTQALEMLGSNVSFSASGYQSQVKISSLTANLDKTMAIVQEKLFEPGFTAADFERVKQQKLQHLQRELTEPNYLASTAFSSLLYGENSPFGVSSGGSLETVSAMTLDDVKAFYKKQYTAGNAQIVAVGSLNEAQMLTKLATLSSWKGAATPLPKLAELPKFEGGKIYIVDKPEAAQSVIKIGKRGLKFDATGEFYKSYLMNYPLGGAFNSRINLNLREDKGYTYGARSYFSGGPELGFYQATASVRSDVTTKALIEFIKEINAFQEAGMTEKELDFMKSSISQSKALDYETPYQKAGLMRNIQRYNLDDNYSTQQTAITNSIGLNELNQLAKEQLNLDDMVILVVGDRAKIEPELSTLGYPIEILQL
- a CDS encoding transglycosylase SLT domain-containing protein yields the protein MNWPALFATVILATLLTGCATPPPKDPENLCSIYTENRSWYSAAKDTREKWGVPVHIPLAMMYQESSFKHNAAPPMEYFLGFIPIGRASDAYGYAQAKTMTWDDYVKETGNSWSSRSNFDDAMDFMGWFIYKTHKINGVSKWDARNQYLNYHEGWGGYKRKTYNQKAWLIKVAGKVDARSKRYAAQYRQCQEDLDSSWLWRLFFG
- a CDS encoding sigma-70 family RNA polymerase sigma factor encodes the protein MLQYAAGSARAFELLYRKHKGPLYRYFVRQIYDQQLAEDLYQETWSRVIKAASSYETSAKFTTWLYRIAHNLIIDHVRAVKPVNNFSEVFEPEQDAEAQLSNDDFNPEEQMLDKQKSTLLKGCVANLPQVQKEAFLLNIEMGFTAAIIADIAGVTLEATKSRIRYAYKGLKDCVDLKWQGAEHDR